Proteins encoded within one genomic window of Brassica rapa cultivar Chiifu-401-42 chromosome A09, CAAS_Brap_v3.01, whole genome shotgun sequence:
- the LOC103840327 gene encoding uncharacterized protein LOC103840327, whose translation MIAEITKNVTDNMTRREEKTNEFLYGTRHPRPRSNGCAARRTRGEARIDESDDSYSSSGRSDNRSMRDHNPHPRADDNLGNIKLRILPFLEMETIMIKENVNEDDESTMARFREKKQKSYTRNQYGASSKPAYNKEEKIFNKPKEEIKTSGNGREDKCKAPATRSRDVKCFKCHGVAHYANECSNKRAMILLDGGGYETEEEKPEGSTDEEGVDYPFKGELLVQKHPKPYALQWLSEDGDLKVQKQVKVSITIGIYADKILCDVLPMDVGHILLGRHWQYDHKVMHDGFTNHHSFEHQGKKITLTHEVHLDQAMILFVYKRRLTSSSDSAPAIPSEFDLILQEYGDVFAEENRQVTELMEKGHIRESLTPCVVHVQLVEKKDGTYRMCVDCKAINNITDIQVHEEKVKAIRDWLTPKTVGEVRSFHGLAGFYKRFVKDFSTIAAPLTEVIKKLWDSLGSNSRRGFQSAEREGIGAVLMQEKKPIAYFNEKLGGATLNYLNYDKELYALTRYKQGNENVVADAFSRRKAHGGGLMGHFGIDKTLKSLQHHFYWPRMRKDVEKMGNQCVTCKQAKATNQTKGMYMSLPIPSEPWVDISMDFVLGLPKTRKERNSIFVVVDIFYKTAHFIHCQKTDDASLIADFFFGDVVRLHGMPRSTVSDRDTKFLSHLWKILWAKRGTKFLFATTYHPQSDGQTEVVNISLSTLLRAIIKKNLKTWKDCSPHVEFAYNHSVHRATKFSPFQIVYGFNPLTPLDMLSLPLKEQANLDGKQKAGFVVSLHKHVKENIEATTKQYEKYANKGRRELIFNLGDLVWIHLMKDRFPNERKSKLM comes from the exons ATGATAGCTGAGATTACCAAGAATGTGACAGACAACATGACCAGAAGGGAAGAAAAAACTAATGAGTTCTTATATGGCACTAGACATCCAAGACCAAGATCTAATGGCTGTGCtgcaagaagaacaagaggagAAGCTAGAATAGATGAATCAGATGATAGTTATTCCTCTTCAGGAAGAAGTGATAATAGATCCATGAGAGACCATAACCCTCATCCAAGAGCTGATGACAACCTGGGTAATATCAAGCTGAGAATTCTACCTTTCTTG GAGATGGAAACTATCATGATCAAGGAAAATGttaatgaagatgatgaatcaACCATGGCAAGATTCAGGGAG AAAAAGCAGAAATCTTACACCAGAAACCAGTATGGAGCATCTTCTAAGCCAGCTTACAACAAAGAAGAGAAGATCTTTAACAAACCAAAAGAGGAAATTAAAACTTCTGGAAATGGCAGAGAAGACAAATGCAAAGCTCCCGCCACCAGATCCAGAGATGTGAAGTGCTTCAAGTGTCATGGAGTAGCACACTATGCCAATGAATGTTCAAACAAGAGAGCAATGATTCTGCTGGACGGTGGAGGATATGAAACTGAAGAAGAAAAACCAGAAGGCAGTACTGATGAGGAAGGCGTGGACTATCCATTCAAAGGAGAACTACTG GTTCAGAAACATCCAAAGCCTTACGCTCTACAGTGGCTTAGTGAAGATGGAGATTTGAAGGTTCAGAAACAAGTTAAGGTTTCCATCACCATTGGCATATATGCAGATAAGATACTTTGTGATGTACTTCCTATGGATGTTGGACATATTCTTTTGGGAAGGCATTGGCAGTATGATCACAAAGTGAtgcatgatggtttcacaaaTCACCACTCCTTTGAGCACCAAGGCAAGAAGATCACTTTAACCCATGAAGTTCACCTTGATCAG GCTATGATCTTGTTTGTTTACAAGAGAAGACTAACCTCATCTTCTGACAGTGCACCAGCTATTCCGAGtgagtttgatttgattttgcaGGAGTATGGTGATGTTTTTGCAGAAGAGAAT AGACAAGTCACTGAGCTTATGGAGAAGGGACACATCAGGGAGAGCCTTACTCCTTGTGTTGTTCATGTACAGCTTGTTGAAAAGAAGGATGGAACCTATAGAATGTGTGTCGATTGcaaagccatcaacaacattacG GATATACAAGTGCATGAAGAGAAAGTGAAAGCTATAAGGGACTGGCTAACTCCTAAAACCGTGGGAGAAGTACGAAGCTTTCATGGTTTAGCTGGATTCTATAAGAGGTTTGTAAAGGATTTTAGCACCATTGCTGCACCTCTCACTGAAGTGATAAAAAAATTGTGGGATTCACTCGGGTCCAACTCAAGAAGAGGCTTTCAATCTGCTGAAAGGGAAG GTATTGGAGCAGTTTTGATGCAAGAGAAAAAACCCATTGCTTATTTCAATGAGAAACTTGGAGGTGCAACTCTGAACTATCTAAACTACGACAAAGAACTCTATGCCTTGACCCGA tacaaacaaggtaacgAGAATGTGGTTGCTGATGCCTTTTCTCGGAG GAAAGCACATGGAGGAGGATTGATGGGTCACTTCGGCATTGACAAAACTTTGAAGAGTTTGCAGCATCACTTCTACTGGCCGAGAATGAGAAAAGATGTAGAGAAGATGGGTAATCAGTGTGTTACTTGCAAACAAGCCAAAGcaacaaaccaaaccaaaggtATGTATATGTCTCTGCCTATTCCGTCTGAACCATGGGTAGATATCTCAATGGATTTTGTGCTTGGATTACCTAAAACTAGGAAGGAAAGAAATTCCATCTTTGTTGTGgttgatatattttataagacGGCTCATTTCATTCACTGTCAAAAAACTGATGATGCTTCTTTGATTGCTGATTTTTTCTTTGGAGATGTGgttagattgcatggaatgcctaggtCCACTGtgtctgatagagatactaagttctTAAGTCATTTATGGAAAATATTGTGGGCTAAACGTGGAACCAAATTTTTGTTTGCTACTACTTATCATCCTCAGAGtgatggacagactgaagtagttaacaTATCTCTGTCTACTCTCTTGCGTGCAatcattaaaaagaatcttaAGACTTGGAAAGATTGTTCGCCTCATGTTGAATTTGCATACAACCATTCAGTTCATAGGgctactaagttttctccatTCCAGATTGTTTATGGATTTAATCCTTTGACTCCTTTGGATATGTTGTCTCTACCCTTGAAAGAACAAGCTAACCTTGATGGCAAGCAGAAGGCCGGATTTGTTGTGTCTTTGCATAAACATGTTAAGGAAAACATTGAAGCAACAACAAAGCAGTATGAGAAGTATGCCAACAAAGGGAGGCGTGAGCTGATCTTTAACCTTGGAGATTTGGTCTGGATACACCTCATGAAAGATAGATTTCCAAATGAAAGAAAGTCCAAACTGATGTAA